taaatgaatttcttttttcgcccagatcattttgatatatctatatcgattagtttatgccgttacggattaccgttatgcgaacagagttaatatactctgtgagctctgctcagctgagtataaatacatgtgacccggtctatgaaaaggtggcttatgaccaaaaaaaacagctgtttacagctgtttctcgcaatttcttttttgagtcgtaagccaccttttcatagaccgggtcacatataattgGAACGGATTAACCTCATAATAATGACTTTAGAATAGGGACACGAATTTTGATATAATACTTTACTATATCGATGATTTTGACGTCCGATACCGATACTTTATACTCCATACTTTTATGGCGACTCTTTTTGGCATCGACTACTTCAAACGCGCTATCGTATTAAATTTCCCTATAAAGTTTCGCCATTCATGCAAGGAAAGAGTTAGTCGATCAAATTGACAGTTGAATATGTTTTAACCTCTCTCGCGCTGAAGAATTTGCATTATGCTTATTCAGAAAAAGCTGCACAAAGTTACCAATCCTCGCTTTGATAGATGATTTGAATGTATAGTTTAGGTCCGTATAGTTTAGGTCCTGTCCCCTTACACAAAGTGTGTGAAAAGTAAACCCAGCCGAAAAGTACCAAAGTTTGAATCTCTTGAAgcgttttttgtaaatccaactcTATGCAATATGAATTTTACACATCCAAAGATACATTTAGGTCTCGTTTCGAAGTGCATTATTGATCCGCACATTTTTCTTGTCATTACTTTGAGTATCGTGTCTTTTTGATTCGATACTATCGGGTACCCGATACTTGATATTTTCCGTTTTCGACACGATGTCTCTACTTCAGAATCTGGAAAAGACATAATCctaaaaattttcagaaaaccCGACCAAACGCAGTCTAAACAAGCCTAAATAAAGATACAACGAAATAAGTAATTATATtttactcaaaatttttttttcattaatcctTAAAaaacttaagtaaaattgaacgcaccattaaacatacaaacatataattatattttctaaatttgaattgTTTTTTCTTGACTTGCATATTTCTGAACTAATTTTGCACATTTCTGAATTAAAAATGGAAATTCGGAGTTTGCGTTGTGATTTcggaatttaaattgtaattatctgagcttcagttgcaattttctgaatcTTAATATGAATTGAAActatataaattcaaactaaaaagtTTGTTGTACCATTTATGATTCAACGCCAACAGTTgggaaatttttttcttaatttaaatcAAGGTTCGGTATCATCATCTATCTGTGATCTAAGTAACTGATAGAAAGCCAGTTAACGTCAACTAGAGATTGTGAAAACGGTGGTAAAACGGTTTAATATTACAGCTGTTGAAGGGAACGCGACGGATGTATATCCAGATTAAATGTTAATGTGGACGGTTTTCAGAGAGGGGCTTCGGTCTTTGTTATACTACTCGAGGTTCAATTGAAGTAAAATTTCTTTccattataattaaaaataacgtTGGCGGTGCTGAAATTGTACCATTTGTCGCTTCATTAACATATGAACTCCAACAAACAAAGACTAGCCCTAGTATCGTACGAATACCCTATCTTACAAAGTTGATGTGGCgaaccaaataaataaaataaataaatgtaaggcgcgataacctccgaagagatctaaggccgagcttctcttccaatttgcgtcgtgctcctcttgattttccctagaaattggccggacgggacctacatgttttatgccgactccgaacggcatctgcaaggcagatgagttttcactgagagcttttcatggcagaaatacagccggagcgcatgccaaacactgccgaggggcgaccccgcttagaaaaattttcttctaatttaaaaagcttatttctaaaattttttgatgttgctttgcccggggtgcgaacccacggcattcggtgtggtaggcggagcacgttaccatcacaccacggtggctggcGAACCAAATAGCTCTTTAAAAAACGTAGTTGTGGGTGacagaaaaaaaagttcaacCAACTATACAACCCATTGGCTATTTTCCGCACATCTGTCAATTTCAATGAACTGTCAAATCAAAGTGTAAGTTCATCGTTTTTGGTATAACCGCGTTAAGCCCTCTGACTCGTAACACAACAAACCACCCTATTACATGGGTATTAAATACTATTAAGTAAAATGCTCTGGTGTAAATTAAGCCCAGCGGATTAACGCCccgtattttcttattttattgtaattgttGTTGGTGTACAAATTTCCATATATTCATTggtgtttattattttattgccctTTTACAGATTTacgatttttttatgtttgtgtaCATTGGATTTTGCTTTAGGTGGCCCGTTTATTGTCTACTACATGGTACCGCTATAGCTTTTGCTATGAGACTCGCGGTAATCTCTTTAACATATATTTGCATCATTTAACATTTCTATTTGTTAGATTATTTTTGGGGGTGTTATGGgtgaatgttgtttttgacccTCATTACGTGTTGTAAGTCGACGGGAGTTATGACTTTCGGGTATGTACAAATTCTGCCACATTCTTAGAAATCATTTTCCGTGACGAGTAGTTGCTAGAATAAAGGAACCTGTATCATAAGAGGGTTACAGTGTCACCAAATCAGCCTTTTTTTGTTGGCGCCTCCAGTCCCTCTCCAGATAGTAAGGTGACAGGTACAATTAAAAAACCCTGGTTAGGCAGACAGTGTGTTGATAAAGTACCAActtcaaaacaacaaaaataggAAATCAAGTAGTAGTTAAAATGAATTTAGGAGAGTTATGTCTATACCTCCTTCCTTGTATGGGTATTGATAATGATTCTTAAGGTCGCATTTCCTTGTATGACGGCCACATTTTTCAAAAGACTTTACATTATTGTGAGCCTCATTAGTGCAGTACAATCCTACTGATCTGTCATCTCGTTTTCCAGTATTCCCAAATTAgagaaacagaaaaaaattagAGATAAAGCGTCGAAGAACTTTTTTATTGAGTGAGTCAATGGCCTTTCTGTTGGGCGTTTAATGTTTTACAAGAAAATCTTTACGGGATGCTCCAGAAGAAAAATATCTAATCTTTTGGCAAGATAATTTTTGTTGACCCGTAATTAAACTGATCATATGAGGGTGTTTCTTAAAAGCCTCCGGTGCctcttaaccgattttgttcaaattttatgCATAGCCTCATATTAACCGGAAGGATATTTCTGTGAAGTATGTTTTTTTTCGGTAAGTGGACCAagtatattttcaaaaaaaaaaaaaacaaaaaatccgaATACTTCGCCGCGTCTAACATTGAAAACTTAGCTACTTTTTTGCCAATGTTAAGAGAAAGAGAGCGATCGAGAGAAATGGAGTCggtaccattttgggatcatttcgaaaATAGGATTGATAATTGGGAATATTTCAGTGTTACTAAGATAttatttttgcaataactttggaatttttcgggacaattgaaaaatattttgttctatttCGAAATTGTTTCAGCGCTCATTTTTAAACCGGTTCTGTAAGGATAATAATTGAACAACTTCAAGATGTCTCTCGGGATGTCTCTCGGGATAACTTGAAATCATTTCGAGAATATTTCACGTAACATAGCGAGACTTTATCGGAACCACTCAAACTTGTTTTTAAGattatttcggaattttttccggGGTCATTTCACGAATGCTTTAGGATCATTAAAAAATTATCTCCTGAacatttcgttaatatttttatactcagctgagcagagctcacagagtatattaattttgttcgaataacggtacccgtaacggcataaactaatcgagatagatatagacttctatatatcaaaatgatctggccgaaaaaagaaattcatttagccatgtccgtccgtccgtctgtccgtaaacacgataacttgagtaaatttttaggtatcttgatgaaacttgatacgtatattcctgggtactcatcccagatcgctatttaaaatgaacgaaatcggactataaccacgcccactttttcgttatcgaaaatttcgaaaaaccgcaattgtgcgataattctttacaaaagatggataaagcgatgaagcttggtaagtgggttgacattatgaagcagaatagaatattagtaaaattttggacaacgggcgtggcaccagcCACTTTAAAAATAAGATAATTtaaaggtttgcaagctgtaatttggcagtcgttgaagatatcatgctgaaatttggcaggcacgttactcctattactatatgtgcgctaaataaaaattagcaaaaacggatgacgaacacgcccactttaaaaaatatttttttaaagtcaaattttaacaaaaatttaatatctttacagtatataagtaaattatgtcaacattcgactccagtaatgatatggtgcaacaaaatataaaaattaaagaaaatttgaaaatggacgtggctccgccctttttcatttaatttgcctagaatacttttaatgccgtaactcgaacaaaaatttaccaatccttgtgaaatttggtaggtgcatatattctatgacggtaactgttttctgtgaaaataggcgaaatcggttgaagccacgtccagtttttatacacagtcggccggttgtccttccgctcggccgttaacacgaaaatttgagcaaaaatcgatatatctttattaaacttagttcacagttatctgaactcactttatcttggtattaaaaatgggcgaaatccgactatgaccacgcccactttagaGATAATGATTCTTAAGGTCGCATTTTCTTCTATGACGGCCACATTTTCCAAAAGACTTTACATTATTGTGAGCTACATTAGTGCAACTCAAGCCTACTGATCTGCCTTCTCGTTTTTCAGTATTCCCAAATTagagaaacagacaaaaaattAGAGATAAAGCATGGCAGGAAAACTTttcatggtattatatatataaataaattagcggtacccgacagatgatgttctgggtcaccctggtgcacattttggtcgatatctcgaaaacgccttcacatatacaaccaagggccactccgttttaaacccctcaataatacctttaattttatacccatatcgtacaaacacattctagagtcagccctggtccacctttatggcgatatctccaaaaggcgtccacctagagaactatggtccactctcttttaaaatactctttaataccttccatttgatgcacatgtcatacaaacacattccagggttagcctaggttcacattcctacatggtgattttcccttattttgtctccaaagctctcagctgagtatgtaatgttcggttacacccgcactttgccttagtctagaaggatctactagcagtatttttattaaaatgggGGAAGTCCCCGCCcctttttcgaaaatggaaagggggagtcccacgacccttcgaacaattattttttaataatttttacaccttataaatttatctTTACTGACctccaccaatattacaaactcaataggtcaaataagtcgagggcttacaaagtaaaaaagtgtaaaaacgcGGTATGGGTAAAGCTTTTTGGTTTCAATCTtaaatttttcatcgaaaatcaAGATGTCTTAGAAATTTCTCAAAATTATTTAGTGGTTTTAAAAGTATTATAAAAAAGCTAAAAATCAGCAGTAAACTTTGCAAGGTTTAAAAAGTAAACAACTATTCTTTACCGTATAAAATAAGTTGATTACATTCATAATAACTTTTTTACCAGCATAACAAAGCCTCGagtactttttatttaaattattagttAATCTAGAGTTTTGATAGGGATCGTTTAGTgacgtaagtttttaattattttcagaCAATATGTACTTAAACAAATTACCACACAAAGATTTTGCTGATTAGATATATcatgttttttattttctagCCCAGCGGTTAAAACTATCTGACAGGTGCTTCAAAAATAGGGGAACTACAGTATTAAAGTACCCGGCGGACTTGGTTCTTCCCGCAAATTGGTTAACCTATGTTTAAAACGTGAGCCGCTTCCATTTTTCTTCTTAACTGTGCATATCCCTTGTCACATTTACCTTCTCACCACTCCTTTCCCAATTCTAGTCCAATTTTGTGTCCCCGCAAAATGTGTACGGCTGTACAAAGTGAGTTTGAACAACACAATCAGCTCAGTCAGACTTGGGAAGGACCTATACAaccattcgaaactaaacgaaatttcaaaaattgtatccAAAAAAAATAGTTCTTTATACTTTGCGGGACAAAATAATGTTCAAAACCGTAGTTCCCGTGTTATTTTTATGACAAAACTTCAAGTTCCATGGAAGActtcttaaaattaaatttaagaggTCAGCCTCTAACAGAATATTTGTTTGGCCATATTCTCTGATGTTTTCGGGTGTGAGCgaaaaaaaatatctttatttATTGCCACACCCTAATGCTGATAACGTTAAGCTTTTTTTGACATAGAACCACTCAGCCTGCTTCCTTTTCGATTAACAATCATAACTTGGAGCAAGTATATGAGCTTGCTGACTTAGGGGTTGCGATGCTTAGCAGGCTTAGATCCAAACTTCATATTAATGTCAACGCCTCAGCATTGGAAAGCGTTGGTAAAAAGAATTTAGATATTCTTACATTACGAAAACTCTTTTTATAATAttggttagaccgatactagaatatgaATCGATAGTCTTGATTCCACGTTATCAAGTTTATGCAGATAGATTAGAATCAATTAAAAAATAGTTAACTTTTTGCCGTAAGATACTTTTAATGGGATTCCTTGTATAATCCACCCTCTCATACTAACCGATGAAACTTTTTAATCTTCATACCATTGCCAGCCGTCGAGAGATGCTGTACGGTGTGGTTTCTAGACTTTCATTTACTGTTACTTCTCGACCAATTATATCTCATATATTATTCCACAATGTAGAACCGATTTTAAATTAAATGAGCTCTTCCGCAGACAGTGTCATGATTATAACTCTTACTCAAGCTCACTTTACCGTTCGGActtgctttttttattttcttgatAATTAGCGATTCATTTATTTTGCCAACCTGATGATTTTTCTTTACAAACTATTTTTATATAGATGTGTCAGTGATACTTAATCCAATCTTATTAGTGTTTTACTTAGCTGTGAGTTCAAAATGATGCCAAGACGAAATACTTACTATCATCGAAGAAAGAAGCAGCGCAGCCATGTCAttgttgatggatataaattcgagactgtgaataatttcgtctatttgggtaccagtattaacaacaaaaacaatttcagcttagaaatcaaacggagaataactcttggtaacaagtgctactttggactgagtaggcaattaaaaagtgaGGTCTTATCTCGACGAACAAAGATCACAATCTACAATTAAAATTATGTTTGGTTTTTTCAAACATTCAGTCCAGTTTTTTGCTGAATCCAATCTAAATAGAAACTGACGCGAGTATATGCATCGGGTAATCCGACTTCACAACCGTCAGCTGCACCAAATGATGATATACCAATTTGCATCTTTGAGGAAGCCAAAACCAATGGGCCACCAGAATCGCCAGTGCAAGTTGCTGTACCATTGGGGGTAGCAGTACAGAGTTTGCCAGAATAGATTGAATCGATAACGTAGACATTTGCACATGCCGAATTGGAGATCACTTTAAAATCggcaaattttaaaatatcgGAGGGGATTGTTGCCGTATCAGATGTAATACCCCATCCAGTAGCAATAACGGTCTCACCAACATAATCGGGATAGGTTGAGGCGCGCTTCGGCAATACAACCGGTTGAATGCTGTTTGTAAATTGGACAGCTGGAATTTTGATCAAAGCAATATCGTTTACCACTATCTTCAAATTGAAATCGGCATGTACAATTATGTCGCTTTGGTTGACCGCATATATTACAGTAGGATCTAAACGAATTACACTACCAAGCAGCACATTCACGCTTTCTATactgaaatttcgaaaaacgttGCACTTAATTAGTTACAAACTTTTCCAAAGCACTAGAAGTATGCACAAATCTTACTTAAAAGTGCAATGAGCAGCAGTGAGAACCCATTGATTGCTTATCAATGAACCGCCACACCAAAAATAATAAGCTCCATCGAACAAGGACAAACCAACTTGGTAGGGGAATTGATTTACAGCAGCTATTCGTCCATTTGTAATACGTCCATTTAATGTTGGCTCACTCAGTATAGGCAAACGTGGCTTATTATTTTGTGGGATGTTACGTCCTCGCAAATTAAAAGCCGTCACAAAGAAAAATAGAAACACGAAAATTATTATCGACTTCATGTTTCGGCTcttaaaacaaaattgaaaaactGTTAATAAATTTAGGCGTGATAAGGCTATTTATAATTGAATTGTGTGCTAAGTACTTCCGAATTGAATTTATATTATATAGGCTACATTGTTAGCGGCAGCCATGCGTGTGGCGATAGCGTGCTCGCCTAGCACacccatttttatacccagctgtacttgtacacacgGTATTATAAcatttattggataacggttggttgtacaggtataaaggaatcgagatagatatagacttccatatatcaaaatcatcagtatcgaaacaagtaaggaaggctaagttcgggtgtaaccgaacattacatactcagctgagagctttggagacaaaataagggaaaatgaccatgtaggaaaatgaatctagggtaaccctggaatgtggttgtatgacatggctatcaaaaggaaggtattaaagaacattttaaaagggagtgggccatagttctataggtggacgccatttcgggatatcgccataagggtggaccaggggtgactctagaaagtgctGGTACGATATTGGTAACAAatcaaaggtgctaatgagtattttaaaagagagtgggccttagttctataggttgacgccttttcgaaatatcgccataaaggtggaccagggttgactctataatgtgtttgtacggtatgggtatcaaattaaaggtattattgaggggtttaaaagagagtggcccttagttgtatatgtgaaggcgttttccagatatcgaccaaaatgtggaccagggtgacccagaacatcatctgttggataccgctaatttatttatatatgtaatacctgccaagattttaagggttttttatttcgtcctgcagaactttttcattttcttctacttaatatggtaggtgtcacacccattttacaaagttcttttctaaagttatattttgcgtcaacaaagcAATCCAATTGCCTTACCATatatcatcccttttttcgtatttggtatagaattatggatttttttttcataattttctatacgaaaaattgggcgtggtccggatttcggccattttttataccaagataaagtgagttcagataactacgtgaactaagtttagtaaagatatatcgatttttgctcaaattgtcgtgttaacggccgagcggaaggagcgactgtcgactgtgtataaaatctgggcgtggcttcaaccgatttcacccattttcacagaaaacagttatcgccatagaatctatgcccctatcaatttcacaaggattgataaattttggtTCGAgttacggcattaaaagtattctaggcaaattaaatgaaaaagggcggagccacgtccattttcaaattttctttaatttttgtattttgttgcaccaaatcattactggagttcaattttgacataatttacttatatattgtaaagatattcactgttttgttaaaattttacttttgaatatttatttttaaaaaagtgggcgtgttcgtcatccgattttattaatttttatttagcacacatatagtaataggagtaaggttcctacaaaattttatcatgatatcttcaacgactgccaagttacagcttgaaaaacttttaaattaccttcttttaaaagtgggcggtaccacgcccattgtccaaaattgtactaatattctattctgcgccataaggtcaacccacctactaagttttatcgctttatccatctttggtaatgaattatcgcacttttcgtttttttgaaattttcgatatctaaaaagtgggcgtggttatagtccgatttcgttcattttaaatagcgatctgagattagtgtccaggaatctacatactaaatttcatcaggattcctcaaaatttactcaagttatcgggttaacgggcagacggacggacggacggacatggctaaatgaatttcttttttcacccagatcagtttgatatatggaagtctatatctatctcgattagtttatgccgtaacggactaccgttatgagaacaaaattaatatactctgtgagctctgctcagctgagtataaaaaaaatttgattgagccatgtccgtgtgtccgttaacacgataactttagtaaatattgagatatcttcacaaattTGGTACAGGAGCGTACCTaaacccagaatatattggtattgaaaatgagtgaaataggatgataaccacgcccaatttttatatatataacattttggaaaacacaaaaaaccagattgtttagtaaataatacacctagaatgtggaaatttgacgtgtggactgattttgagactcttgataaaaatttgaaaaacaatttttaaatgggcgtggcaccgcccacttgagaTAAAAtcgatttacaaatatttttaatcataaatcaaaaatcgttaaacctatcgtaacaaaattcggcagagaggttgcctttactataaggaatgcttgaagaaaaattaacaaaattggttaaggaccacgcccacttttatataaaagatttttaaaagggtcatgtacgaataaaataagctatatctttgcaaaaagagctttatatcaatggcatttcatttcctatgtggatttataacaataaataggaaaaaattcaaatttaaaaaaatgggcgtggcaccgccccttttatgactaggcaattttctatgtttcgttagacacctttacttcttttttttaacttcttatgaatttaaagttaaatacaaatttattctTCTGCTTGCcaacaaatttgaaaatatattattaaaattttgttttgaagcaGTCTTGTTAATGTATTTCAAAACTTTTGCACATCTTGAGGACATCTTAAATATTTCACTAGAATCGTTGTGTGCTTAAGCCATCacgtttgaatttttttctttaaaagttaCTTAGTTAAACTTCAACTATTTGTGCGAGTTAAATAGCAATTGTGCTTTGAATTCTGCAAGCTTACCATACCGAAGATATTCTACATTAAAAGTATATTGCTGTAAGAGCTTTTCATTTTATGAGCAAAAATGGCTTAAGTCGCTTTAGTGATTATTGTTGTATTTGATTCAAAGTTCATACATCCGCGCAAGAGCTTACTTGAGAAAAAAATATCTATTATGACTTAAGCTTTTGATGCTGTTCAGCTAAGATATATCCCCAAAATGCTATACCTATGCGGACGATAGCTATTTAATactgaaaatattgtttaaacTCTCGTACATCATCATATGCCAACTTCTTCTAGCTCTACTTTAATAATATAAGCTTACATATAACAAAGATACTTTTACATTCCATGAGCGCTAAGTAAATACGGGAACGCCTGACATGGCAAGGCTAATGCACAGTGTGATTTTTCTTACACATGTTTCAGACTTCTTTAAAGCTTTTTCCtctcttttaaaattcttatgaaAAAACAGGGCATAAAAACGTTGCGAACTCGCTATTAAGATATCGAGGATTTAGTTGAGTATGGGTGTCAAGGGAGTAGCGACAGCGTAACGAAGTATTTCACTTATTTGAAAGAACCTGGATACAACCGTCCACCTGGCGTTCAAAATGTGACTTCCTTATCACGAAATGAACAGCTACATACTTACAAGCGTTTATGCAAGGCAGTTGTTGGTTACCGCTCGCATGAAGGATACACAATGCAGTCACCAAGATATTCTTTTTCTAGCCTACTACCCTACCTCAGCATCGTATTGACCGGCAAATAGAAACATCGATAGAAGGAAACCCCATGACTCATGGGTTATCTGCGACACTCTCATTCTTCTGGATCCGCTACTGATATGCAATCCATCGTCACGTTGCCACTCAGTATTAGTTGCCCAAATGTTACCGCTCTGATAGCCCGCAGTTGGTAGCGAAGCTGTTACCGCCCGACCAATATTATATCGCTGCGCTACTTTTGATGTTACAATACTCCCCCCTTGCTTACTACGATCGTTGGTCGCCGGAGTTGTGTAAATATTACAGTGGCAGTTTATTTACATATTGCAGCCCATCTATCAACTCGTTGTGGGACTAATCTCAGACACCATCTTCTCTCAACCACTCCATCCGTCGCATACTGCGAAGCCACGTCACCTCGTCTTCTCGCTCCCCTCTCTCTTACTACGGAAAGCTGCTGGGCTTCTAACATCTCAAACCTTTGAAAAATCCCATTCCTTAAATGGCCAAAACACCTGCTTAAGCGAAGGATCGAAATATGGCTTAATCAGTTAATTTTTTCTGCCTTCTCGggaaaaagagatgaaaaaaCGCGTTAATGCGTTGACAGTCACTTTACTGTTCACGGATATAAATTCGGAACTGTGAAGGACTTCGCCTATACGGAAATTAACGGCAAAAAAATGTCACCATAGCAATCAAACACACActctttttgtagcgataaggattcCTCTTGAAAGGTTTATGAAGCTTCACGATGTTCATGATCCTGTGTCGAATATTGATCCAATATGCTCCAACCAGTACGGGAACTATTTTATATGATCACTTCGAAGCTTCAAGGTCATTCAAACGCCTCCTGCCAGGGAttagccagagcctcgcctgctgaaTAAACAGACTTAGCCACGGT
The Eurosta solidaginis isolate ZX-2024a chromosome 5, ASM4086904v1, whole genome shotgun sequence DNA segment above includes these coding regions:
- the LOC137253248 gene encoding brachyurin-like, which gives rise to MKSIIIFVFLFFFVTAFNLRGRNIPQNNKPRLPILSEPTLNGRITNGRIAAVNQFPYQVGLSLFDGAYYFWCGGSLISNQWVLTAAHCTFNIESVNVLLGSVIRLDPTVIYAVNQSDIIVHADFNLKIVVNDIALIKIPAVQFTNSIQPVVLPKRASTYPDYVGETVIATGWGITSDTATIPSDILKFADFKVISNSACANVYVIDSIYSGKLCTATPNGTATCTGDSGGPLVLASSKMQIGISSFGAADGCEVGLPDAYTRVSFYLDWIQQKTGLNV